Proteins encoded by one window of Cyclobacteriaceae bacterium:
- a CDS encoding glycosyl hydrolase → MRKFATLFLVLIVFCFSTEAQRTKSQPAPVAPSTDFNEYFKAMKWRSIGPFRGGRSNAVSGVVGDPATYYMGTTGGGVWKTDDAGTTWKNISDGYMKTGSVGAIAVSESDPNIVYVGMGEHAIRGVMTHHGDGMYKSHDAGKTWIKLGLEATQHIARVVIHPKNPDIVWVAAQGALYSSSTERGIYKTTDGGKSWKKVLYVDDKTGSAELSIDFNNPQVLYAAMWEHGRKPWKVISGGPGSGLYKSVDGGETWSKIHEGLPKELGKMSIAVSRSNSEKVYALIESDSDRELGGLFVSDNAGKNWRRVTNDHRLIQRAWYYIELYIDPKDELTVYVLSAPSLRSLDGGITWEDLPGVHGDYHDLWINPNNPKNMVMADDGGATVSFNYAKTWSFQSTMPTAQLYRINVDNAFPYRIYAGQQDNSSVAIASRELGSSGISRESWTASAGGESAFLAFNPDDPRYVLGGSYLGTIEVLDTKAKAGTNIMAAPIQYLGRDSKDMKYRYNWNAPIIWSKHEPNTYYHGAQVLLKTTDMGKTWSEVSPDLTRNEKEKQGKMGGPYTNEAVGAENYGTLSYVIESPHEKGVIWTGSDDGLVHLTRDGGASWKNVTPIGLKECLINAIDVSPHDPATAYIATTRYKFNDHTPGLYKTTDYGKTWTNISKGIPNNAFTRVVREDDVRKGLLFAGTELGVFISWNGGADWHPFQLNLPITPITDLKVHQGNLIAATSGRSFWILDDLSLLRQFKNETNAFALFKPADAVLVNGSSQLDRNDPEFDGTHPYYGVNPSTGVVLYYNLPEMKAGEHISLEIKDAQGNLVRSYTSVKDSTFKSYDGGPSPEPVMTKAKGLNRFVWNMRYPTMPGAHGVYIESSFRGHKAIPGKYSATLNAGGQTSTVDFQILPNPLYPTDAATYQEYHVLMSKMEKEVFTMHNLVNTLFEKQNQLNQLVSSLPADEKFNALKSEGRALIEKLKAWDDDMVQRKSKAYDDVENFPNKFTANYLFMINQTESDIPRVNKPSLDRLDELTKEWNALHTRAKELLEKDIPTMNQKFWAAGVGAIWKE, encoded by the coding sequence ATGAGAAAGTTTGCAACATTATTCTTAGTGCTTATTGTTTTCTGTTTTTCAACAGAAGCGCAGCGCACAAAATCACAGCCTGCTCCGGTAGCACCTTCAACAGACTTTAACGAATACTTCAAAGCCATGAAATGGCGAAGCATCGGTCCATTTCGTGGAGGCCGTTCCAATGCGGTTAGCGGTGTTGTGGGTGATCCGGCAACCTATTACATGGGTACTACCGGTGGAGGCGTTTGGAAAACGGATGATGCCGGAACTACCTGGAAAAATATTTCAGATGGATACATGAAAACCGGCTCGGTGGGAGCGATAGCCGTTTCTGAAAGTGATCCGAACATCGTGTACGTAGGTATGGGCGAGCACGCCATTCGGGGTGTGATGACGCATCATGGCGATGGCATGTATAAATCGCATGATGCAGGTAAAACCTGGATCAAACTTGGGTTGGAAGCTACACAGCACATTGCGCGTGTGGTCATCCATCCAAAAAATCCCGACATCGTGTGGGTAGCAGCGCAAGGGGCGTTGTACAGTTCTTCCACAGAACGCGGAATTTATAAGACTACCGATGGTGGTAAATCATGGAAAAAAGTTTTGTATGTAGATGATAAAACCGGTTCTGCTGAACTTTCCATCGATTTTAATAATCCGCAGGTATTGTATGCGGCCATGTGGGAACATGGTCGGAAGCCATGGAAAGTAATCAGCGGAGGTCCTGGAAGTGGTTTGTATAAATCCGTTGATGGTGGTGAAACTTGGTCAAAAATTCATGAAGGTCTTCCGAAAGAATTGGGGAAGATGTCCATTGCAGTAAGTCGGTCGAATTCAGAAAAAGTGTATGCATTAATAGAAAGCGATTCTGATCGTGAACTAGGCGGTTTGTTCGTATCCGATAATGCCGGAAAAAACTGGAGAAGGGTAACGAATGATCACCGATTAATACAACGCGCGTGGTATTATATTGAGTTATACATTGATCCTAAAGATGAACTTACTGTTTATGTGCTTAGTGCTCCTTCACTTCGCTCATTGGATGGTGGCATAACGTGGGAGGATCTGCCAGGTGTTCATGGTGATTATCACGATTTATGGATTAATCCCAACAATCCAAAAAATATGGTGATGGCAGATGATGGTGGAGCCACGGTTAGTTTCAATTATGCTAAAACATGGTCGTTTCAAAGTACCATGCCAACGGCACAGTTGTATCGCATCAATGTGGATAACGCATTTCCTTATCGCATTTATGCTGGCCAACAAGACAACTCTTCGGTAGCCATAGCCAGCCGTGAGTTGGGCAGCAGTGGTATTTCCCGCGAAAGCTGGACAGCCTCGGCTGGAGGAGAAAGCGCCTTCCTGGCATTCAATCCGGATGATCCGCGCTATGTGTTGGGAGGTAGTTACTTAGGTACTATTGAAGTGTTGGATACGAAGGCCAAAGCCGGTACCAACATCATGGCTGCACCCATTCAATATTTAGGTCGCGATTCAAAAGATATGAAGTATCGCTACAACTGGAATGCACCCATCATCTGGTCAAAGCATGAACCGAACACGTATTACCACGGAGCACAAGTATTGTTGAAGACAACCGACATGGGTAAAACCTGGTCGGAAGTTTCACCTGATTTAACCCGTAACGAAAAAGAGAAGCAAGGAAAAATGGGTGGACCTTATACAAACGAAGCGGTTGGTGCTGAAAATTATGGTACATTAAGTTATGTGATCGAGTCACCTCATGAGAAGGGTGTGATCTGGACAGGCAGCGATGATGGTTTAGTTCACCTGACGCGCGATGGAGGTGCTAGCTGGAAAAATGTTACGCCAATCGGATTAAAAGAATGTTTGATCAACGCCATTGATGTTTCTCCCCATGATCCGGCAACGGCTTACATCGCCACTACGCGCTACAAGTTTAACGACCATACACCTGGTCTTTATAAAACAACAGATTATGGAAAAACCTGGACGAACATTTCGAAGGGAATTCCCAACAATGCATTCACACGCGTAGTACGTGAAGATGATGTGCGTAAAGGATTACTTTTTGCCGGTACGGAATTAGGTGTGTTTATTTCATGGAATGGTGGCGCAGATTGGCATCCCTTCCAACTTAATTTACCGATTACACCCATTACCGATTTGAAAGTTCATCAGGGTAATTTGATTGCGGCAACATCAGGAAGATCATTTTGGATTCTTGACGATTTAAGTCTGTTACGGCAGTTCAAGAACGAAACAAACGCATTTGCCTTGTTTAAACCTGCTGATGCTGTTTTGGTGAATGGCTCAAGTCAGTTGGATCGAAACGATCCGGAATTTGACGGAACACATCCGTATTATGGTGTTAATCCTTCAACCGGTGTGGTGTTGTATTATAATCTTCCTGAGATGAAAGCGGGTGAGCATATCTCGTTGGAAATAAAGGATGCGCAAGGCAATCTGGTTCGTTCGTATACTTCTGTTAAAGATTCAACGTTTAAAAGTTATGATGGTGGTCCCTCGCCAGAGCCGGTCATGACAAAGGCGAAAGGACTTAACCGCTTTGTTTGGAATATGCGTTATCCTACTATGCCGGGTGCGCATGGTGTTTACATTGAAAGCAGCTTCCGTGGCCACAAAGCCATTCCTGGAAAATATTCAGCTACACTAAATGCAGGAGGTCAAACATCTACGGTCGACTTTCAGATTCTTCCGAATCCATTATATCCAACAGATGCCGCCACCTATCAGGAATACCATGTTTTAATGAGCAAAATGGAAAAAGAAGTTTTCACCATGCACAATCTGGTAAATACCCTTTTTGAAAAACAAAATCAACTAAATCAATTGGTATCATCCCTTCCTGCTGATGAGAAATTCAATGCACTAAAAAGTGAAGGGAGAGCATTGATAGAAAAATTGAAGGCGTGGGATGACGATATGGTGCAACGCAAATCAAAGGCGTACGATGATGTGGAGAACTTTCCCAACAAGTTTACAGCCAACTACTTGTTTATGATTAACCAAACAGAGAGCGATATTCCGCGTGTTAACAAACCTTCATTAGACAGATTGGATGAGCTTACCAAAGAATGGAATGCATTGCACACTCGGGCAAAGGAGTTGCTGGAGAAAGACATCCCGACTATGAATCAGAAGTTTTGGGCAGCTGGTGTTGGAGCGATCTGGAAGGAATAA
- the cdaA gene encoding diadenylate cyclase CdaA has translation MIFLFKIGFLDVTWVDLVDIGLVSILLYQVYKLIRGSIAVNIFLGILALYLIYLIVRAAQMELLATILGQFMGVGVLAMIILFQPEIRKFLLVIGRGTEFRENFLKTLANWRGESNDETDVHQIIEAAKTLKGTKTGALIVFTRDTALKFYAETGDPLDAEITKSLLLSIFNKTSPLHDGAVIIYKGRIKAARCVLPVSENDHLPSHFGMRHRAAVGMSESTDTLVMAISEETGRLILARNGKYLKALRLKQVEQKIMEYLNNSEPSNWDQTIVEEEAPATKNGVKA, from the coding sequence ATGATCTTTCTGTTCAAAATCGGCTTTCTGGATGTTACATGGGTTGACCTGGTGGATATTGGCCTGGTGAGCATTTTGTTGTACCAGGTGTACAAGCTGATTCGCGGAAGTATTGCCGTAAACATCTTCTTAGGCATACTAGCGCTTTACCTCATTTACCTGATTGTGCGTGCCGCGCAAATGGAACTGCTGGCCACCATTCTCGGTCAGTTTATGGGTGTAGGTGTGCTGGCCATGATCATTCTCTTTCAACCGGAAATACGAAAATTTCTGTTGGTGATCGGAAGAGGAACAGAATTCAGGGAAAATTTTTTAAAGACATTGGCGAACTGGCGGGGTGAATCCAACGATGAAACGGATGTGCACCAGATTATAGAAGCCGCTAAAACATTGAAAGGCACCAAAACCGGAGCATTGATTGTGTTTACACGCGATACCGCACTGAAGTTCTATGCAGAAACCGGAGATCCGTTGGACGCTGAAATCACCAAATCGCTTCTTCTTTCCATCTTTAATAAAACCAGCCCGCTGCATGATGGTGCTGTTATCATCTACAAAGGCAGAATAAAAGCAGCACGATGTGTGCTACCAGTTAGTGAAAACGATCACCTGCCATCGCATTTTGGAATGCGCCACCGTGCAGCAGTGGGCATGTCGGAAAGCACCGACACATTGGTGATGGCCATTTCAGAAGAAACAGGAAGATTAATTCTTGCCCGAAATGGAAAATATTTAAAAGCGCTCAGGCTAAAACAGGTTGAGCAGAAAATAATGGAATACCTCAATAATAGCGAGCCTTCAAACTGGGATCAGACTATTGTTGAGGAAGAAGCACCTGCTACAAAGAATGGTGTGAAAGCGTAG
- a CDS encoding DUF1599 domain-containing protein yields MHEKTATEYKQVIATCKALFLKKTKDYGTAWRILRLPAITDQIFIKAKRIRSIQEKGAQRVGDPVADEFIGIINYCVIALLQLQLQESTKTELTVEEVEPLYDAAINETFALQQDKNHDYGEAWRDMRVESMTDIILMKLLRVKQIEDNEGKTLVSEGVKANYQDMINYAVFCLIKLKEN; encoded by the coding sequence ATACACGAAAAAACTGCCACCGAATATAAGCAGGTGATCGCCACCTGCAAAGCGTTGTTTCTTAAGAAGACAAAAGATTATGGAACGGCCTGGCGCATTTTGCGGCTGCCTGCCATTACCGATCAGATTTTTATCAAAGCCAAACGTATCCGTAGCATTCAGGAAAAGGGCGCGCAGCGCGTGGGCGACCCCGTTGCCGATGAGTTTATTGGCATCATCAATTACTGCGTGATTGCCTTGCTCCAATTGCAACTTCAGGAGTCAACTAAAACTGAATTAACGGTTGAGGAGGTAGAACCACTTTACGATGCAGCCATAAATGAAACCTTTGCCCTTCAACAAGATAAGAACCATGATTATGGAGAGGCATGGCGCGATATGCGCGTAGAATCCATGACCGACATTATTCTTATGAAATTGTTAAGGGTGAAACAAATTGAAGATAACGAAGGTAAAACACTGGTAAGTGAGGGGGTAAAAGCCAATTACCAGGATATGATCAACTATGCGGTATTTTGTTTAATCAAGCTGAAAGAAAATTGA
- a CDS encoding DoxX family membrane protein produces MRKYIDIFSRIFVGGLFIFSGLIKLNDPVGTEIKLEEYFEVFSADFGSFFQVFIPYALHIGLVLVVLEVVLGVAVLINYRMRLTTTVLLLLIIFFTFLTGYSAILNKVTDCGCFGDAIKLTPWQSFYKDLILIVFILHLFWYRKSYDPVLRTREGHAVILGVTLISFFLGIYAIRHLPFIDFRAYKIGNNIPEQMKLPPDAKRDSVVMTFIYEQAGVRKEFTMDQLSQVDSTYTFIDRVDKVIREGDRPKIIDYRIESPEGEDYTQQTFQGAKLLIVMDNAQHASKKNADRISKLIKDMEGAAESIILTSSSSSEVEAFRHEHQWAAPYYFADATVLKTIIRSNPGLTLWVDGTVKGMWHYNDVPEADELKKLISGS; encoded by the coding sequence ATGAGAAAATACATTGACATCTTTTCACGGATTTTTGTTGGTGGGTTATTCATTTTTTCCGGATTGATTAAGCTGAATGATCCGGTTGGAACTGAAATTAAGCTTGAAGAATATTTTGAGGTATTCTCAGCAGACTTTGGCTCTTTTTTTCAGGTGTTTATTCCGTATGCCCTGCATATCGGGTTGGTGCTGGTTGTGCTTGAAGTTGTGTTGGGTGTAGCCGTACTCATTAATTACCGCATGCGACTAACCACAACGGTGCTGTTGTTGCTCATTATTTTCTTCACGTTTTTAACAGGCTACTCGGCCATCCTTAACAAAGTAACCGATTGCGGATGCTTTGGCGATGCTATTAAATTGACTCCGTGGCAATCATTTTATAAAGATCTCATACTGATTGTGTTCATCCTGCATTTGTTTTGGTATCGCAAATCGTATGATCCGGTATTGCGTACCCGTGAGGGGCATGCCGTGATTCTTGGCGTTACCTTGATCAGTTTTTTCCTGGGCATCTATGCGATTCGCCATTTGCCTTTTATTGATTTCCGTGCCTACAAAATCGGGAATAACATTCCGGAGCAAATGAAATTGCCACCCGATGCCAAGCGCGACAGTGTGGTGATGACTTTTATTTATGAACAGGCAGGTGTGCGCAAGGAGTTTACCATGGATCAACTCAGTCAGGTTGACTCCACTTATACATTCATTGATCGGGTGGATAAGGTGATTCGTGAAGGCGATCGTCCTAAAATTATCGATTACCGGATTGAAAGTCCGGAAGGGGAGGATTACACGCAACAAACCTTTCAAGGTGCCAAACTTTTAATTGTGATGGACAACGCGCAGCATGCTTCCAAAAAAAATGCTGATCGTATTTCCAAATTGATTAAGGACATGGAGGGCGCTGCCGAATCAATTATTCTTACCTCGTCTTCTTCGTCCGAAGTAGAGGCCTTCCGGCATGAACATCAATGGGCAGCTCCGTATTACTTTGCTGATGCCACGGTGTTAAAGACTATCATTCGGTCAAACCCCGGCCTTACCCTTTGGGTTGATGGCACGGTAAAAGGCATGTGGCATTACAATGACGTGCCTGAAGCGGATGAGCTTAAGAAATTAATTTCAGGTTCGTGA
- the folP gene encoding dihydropteroate synthase — protein sequence MGVINTTPDSFYAGSRQMDEKEILHNVEKMLTDGASIIDIGGYSSRPGAEHISEQDEAQRTLHPIAAIRKRFPEIIITVDTFRSAIARKAVDAGADMINDISGGELDHEMHHTVAQLQVPYICMHMKGTPETMNSLANYSNLEHEIIAYFHQKIATLQKAGVKDIIIDPGFGFAKTIEQNFQLMNNLNLLSLLGKPLLIGISRKSMIWKTLQTSPEEALNGTTALNMVALMKGASILRVHDVKEAVETVKLFTHLTQAVGRV from the coding sequence ATGGGTGTTATTAACACCACTCCCGATAGTTTTTATGCCGGTAGCCGACAAATGGATGAAAAGGAAATCCTACATAACGTTGAAAAAATGTTGACGGATGGCGCTTCCATAATCGATATAGGTGGGTACTCTTCGCGACCCGGAGCCGAACACATTTCAGAACAAGATGAAGCACAGCGCACGTTACACCCTATAGCTGCAATTCGAAAAAGATTTCCGGAAATAATCATTACCGTTGACACCTTCCGATCGGCCATTGCCCGAAAAGCTGTGGATGCCGGGGCGGATATGATCAACGACATTTCGGGTGGTGAACTTGACCACGAAATGCACCACACGGTTGCCCAACTTCAGGTGCCGTATATCTGCATGCACATGAAAGGCACACCCGAAACCATGAACAGTCTGGCAAACTATTCAAACCTGGAGCATGAAATCATCGCGTACTTTCATCAGAAAATTGCTACCCTGCAAAAAGCTGGCGTGAAAGATATCATCATCGATCCCGGATTTGGCTTTGCCAAAACCATTGAGCAGAATTTTCAATTGATGAATAACCTGAACCTGTTAAGCCTGCTAGGTAAACCTTTGTTGATTGGCATCTCCCGTAAATCCATGATCTGGAAAACCCTGCAAACTTCGCCCGAAGAAGCACTGAACGGAACCACTGCACTGAATATGGTGGCGTTGATGAAGGGTGCATCCATTCTGCGCGTGCATGATGTGAAAGAAGCCGTTGAAACCGTGAAACTTTTTACACACCTCACCCAAGCTGTAGGCAGAGTTTAG
- the kbl gene encoding glycine C-acetyltransferase: protein MYKKLKPVLEKELASIKEAGLFKKERIIISPQGADIKIEGGKEVINFCANNYLGLSSHPRVIEAAKRAIDTHGFGMSSVRFICGTQDIHKELERKISEFLHMEDTILYAAAFDANGGVFEPLLGAEDAIISDELNHASIIDGVRLCKAMRYRYKHNDMADLEKQLQDAKAAGAKQILIVTDGAFSMDGTIAQLDKICDLADKYEALVMTDECHSTGFLGKTGRGVPEYCGVMDRVDIITGTLGKALGGASGGFTSGKKEIIEMLRQRSRPYLFSNTLAPSIVGASIEVFNMLSETTALRDRLEQNTTYFRSEMTKAGFDIKPGEHPIVPIMLYEAPLAQKFAEKLLEKGIYVIGFFFPVVPKGKARIRVQLSAAHEKHHLDKAIAAFTEVGKELGVLK from the coding sequence ATGTACAAGAAATTAAAACCCGTACTAGAAAAGGAATTGGCTTCTATTAAAGAAGCTGGATTGTTTAAGAAAGAGCGCATCATCATCTCTCCGCAAGGGGCAGATATAAAAATTGAGGGTGGCAAAGAAGTCATTAACTTCTGTGCCAACAATTACCTCGGACTTTCTTCGCATCCGCGGGTAATAGAAGCAGCCAAACGTGCTATCGATACGCATGGTTTTGGCATGTCTTCCGTGCGATTTATTTGCGGCACGCAGGATATTCACAAAGAACTGGAGCGTAAGATTTCGGAATTCCTGCACATGGAAGATACCATTTTATACGCTGCGGCTTTTGATGCAAACGGTGGTGTGTTTGAACCGTTGCTGGGCGCTGAAGATGCGATCATTTCTGATGAACTGAACCATGCTTCCATTATTGATGGTGTTCGCTTGTGTAAAGCCATGCGCTATCGCTACAAGCACAACGACATGGCCGATCTGGAAAAGCAACTTCAGGATGCAAAGGCTGCGGGCGCAAAACAAATACTCATTGTAACCGATGGTGCCTTTTCAATGGATGGCACGATTGCTCAACTGGATAAAATTTGTGATCTGGCCGATAAGTATGAAGCATTGGTGATGACCGATGAATGTCATTCGACTGGTTTTTTGGGCAAAACTGGCCGAGGTGTTCCCGAATATTGTGGGGTGATGGATCGGGTGGATATCATTACCGGAACGTTGGGCAAAGCCTTAGGTGGAGCTTCCGGTGGCTTTACTTCAGGTAAGAAGGAAATTATAGAAATGCTGCGTCAGCGTTCGCGTCCGTATTTATTTTCCAATACGCTGGCTCCTTCTATTGTAGGTGCTTCCATTGAAGTGTTTAACATGCTTTCGGAAACAACGGCATTGCGTGATAGGCTTGAGCAAAACACAACATATTTCCGCAGTGAAATGACAAAAGCCGGTTTCGATATAAAACCAGGTGAACACCCAATCGTTCCAATCATGTTGTATGAAGCGCCACTGGCGCAAAAGTTTGCTGAAAAATTATTGGAGAAGGGCATCTATGTAATCGGTTTCTTCTTTCCGGTAGTACCAAAAGGAAAGGCCCGTATTCGCGTACAGCTTTCTGCAGCTCACGAAAAGCACCACCTTGACAAAGCCATTGCAGCGTTTACCGAAGTAGGTAAGGAGTTGGGTGTTTTGAAATAG
- a CDS encoding caspase family protein has product MKSIFTACTLLCVSTLVHSQQLETIIQKGHELAVVSVAISADSNFIVTGSKDKSAKLWDVRNGREVRSFLGHEHTVTALDLSHDGKYLITGSYDKTTRLWEIATGKEIAVIPNVDNGIVTDVAFDPLQRFFVIAANSTSGYGDTARVYDFKTRRVIAKLRINPDKGLGRGIDIAISPDGNLIAMGEDNRVANVYKTSDWTKAHTFEIKEGFCGGCATKVAFSPDNAFLYTAAHRGAVKKIRLSDETVVKQYEEDPDNELTSLAVSGDGKKIARATEKDIRIWDTESGAELAQLTAERQADFHHIAFSLNSNSLIITSDNNTAFVWDFVAKKTVQEFTGLLNQRDKGGLNYDANFVWQSAIAKYVRFKNHLMITNDGKQLIKGKFGTKVKRWDIASGQTAMEYSGHAKAVLCYDLSKDGRFMLTGGGDGKVILWDIARGDSIKVFKPHREPIFDIQFSHDETMFACSSWDATMRVYDLNLDKTIQYWDYQNNSVYNLAFHPNDLYLFTAQLDNSLQMTELDTRTSVRSFVGHTDVIASIQVSPDQQQLLSASWDGTVRLWDIATGLMTKKFRDHRAAVHVAIFSTDGKFIYSAGADRTIRMWDINTTKIVRKFEGHNAEITSLLISPDQKMLISHSVDGVTKFWDLTTGKEFFEHIHLGERDWMAKTPEGYFSGTQDARKYIHFVSGMTTYSVDQFFEEFYRPDLLPRLFQTRGSGNLQGIQGKLNKSPLPTVRLATLPASDPSQIEVYVKLTDNGGGVENFRLFHNGKNIAINRTELKLPSGKDASTTYKQVINLVGGSNTFTAIAANRSRVDSEPATAELISDIVTRNSVCYILAVGINQYKNPRLNLNYAKPDAQSFIEVMDERSKNLFNHIELHTLYDDEASRANILKSLEDLSKKIHPEDVFIFYYAGHGSMVEDRFFLIPTESLRLYDLAALQKEALEASVLQEKFKSIKALKQLIVMDACQSGGSVELLANRGAAEEKAIAQLSRSAGIHVMASAGSEQFATEFAELGHGLFTYVLIQALSGEADGAPRDGKVTIYELKSYIDDQVPEMTKKLKGKPQYPYTFSRGQDFPIILEEK; this is encoded by the coding sequence ATGAAAAGTATTTTTACCGCATGCACCTTGCTGTGTGTGAGTACACTGGTGCATAGTCAGCAACTGGAAACAATCATTCAAAAAGGACACGAACTGGCCGTGGTTTCCGTTGCCATCAGTGCCGACAGTAACTTTATTGTTACCGGAAGCAAAGATAAATCAGCAAAACTTTGGGATGTACGTAATGGCCGCGAAGTAAGAAGTTTCCTGGGGCATGAGCACACCGTTACCGCCCTTGATCTTTCGCACGATGGAAAGTATTTGATAACCGGTAGCTATGATAAAACTACCCGGCTTTGGGAAATCGCCACCGGAAAAGAAATTGCTGTTATTCCAAATGTTGACAATGGCATTGTTACCGATGTGGCTTTCGATCCGTTACAACGATTCTTTGTAATTGCCGCCAATAGCACCTCGGGTTATGGCGATACGGCCCGTGTTTATGATTTCAAAACAAGACGAGTGATTGCCAAACTCCGCATCAATCCGGATAAAGGATTAGGGCGCGGGATTGATATTGCCATTAGCCCCGATGGAAACCTGATAGCGATGGGTGAAGACAATCGCGTGGCTAATGTTTATAAAACTTCCGATTGGACAAAGGCGCATACCTTCGAGATCAAGGAAGGATTTTGTGGTGGATGCGCCACGAAAGTAGCGTTCAGTCCAGATAATGCATTTCTCTATACAGCGGCTCATCGCGGTGCCGTAAAAAAAATTCGCTTATCGGATGAAACAGTTGTCAAGCAATACGAAGAAGATCCGGATAACGAATTAACCTCATTGGCGGTAAGTGGTGATGGAAAAAAAATTGCCCGTGCTACAGAAAAAGACATTCGCATATGGGATACAGAATCAGGTGCAGAATTGGCCCAACTAACAGCCGAACGTCAGGCGGATTTTCATCACATTGCTTTTTCACTTAACAGCAATTCGCTGATCATCACCAGCGACAACAACACGGCCTTTGTTTGGGATTTCGTTGCAAAAAAAACGGTTCAGGAATTTACTGGCCTGCTCAATCAACGTGATAAAGGTGGTTTGAACTACGATGCGAATTTTGTCTGGCAGTCGGCCATAGCCAAATATGTACGCTTTAAAAATCACCTGATGATCACCAACGATGGCAAACAGCTCATCAAAGGGAAATTCGGAACAAAAGTAAAACGATGGGACATCGCCAGTGGACAAACCGCTATGGAGTACAGCGGCCATGCTAAAGCCGTGCTATGTTACGACCTGTCGAAAGACGGAAGATTTATGCTCACCGGTGGCGGTGATGGGAAAGTGATTTTATGGGATATTGCCCGTGGTGATTCAATAAAAGTATTCAAACCTCATCGGGAACCGATTTTTGATATTCAGTTCAGCCATGATGAAACCATGTTTGCCTGCTCGAGTTGGGATGCCACCATGCGCGTTTATGATTTGAACCTTGACAAAACGATTCAGTACTGGGATTATCAAAACAACTCGGTGTATAACCTGGCGTTTCATCCAAACGACTTGTACCTATTCACCGCGCAGTTGGATAACAGTCTTCAGATGACGGAGTTGGACACCCGCACCTCCGTACGCTCCTTTGTTGGGCATACCGATGTAATTGCCTCAATACAGGTAAGCCCAGATCAGCAACAACTGCTTAGTGCCAGTTGGGATGGTACCGTTCGCCTTTGGGACATTGCCACAGGGCTCATGACAAAAAAATTCAGAGATCATCGTGCCGCAGTTCATGTGGCCATCTTTAGTACTGATGGAAAATTTATTTATTCGGCCGGTGCCGATCGAACCATCCGAATGTGGGACATTAATACCACGAAAATTGTACGGAAGTTTGAAGGGCACAATGCCGAGATCACCTCACTTCTGATCAGCCCTGATCAGAAAATGCTGATCAGCCACAGCGTAGATGGCGTTACGAAATTCTGGGACTTAACTACCGGTAAGGAATTTTTCGAGCACATTCACCTGGGTGAACGCGACTGGATGGCAAAAACACCGGAAGGATATTTTAGCGGCACACAGGATGCGCGTAAGTACATCCATTTTGTTAGCGGCATGACTACCTATTCGGTTGATCAGTTTTTTGAGGAATTCTATCGGCCTGATTTATTGCCGCGATTATTTCAAACACGTGGATCAGGAAACCTTCAGGGCATTCAAGGAAAACTCAACAAATCACCATTACCAACAGTACGGCTGGCCACACTGCCTGCTTCTGACCCTTCTCAAATAGAAGTGTACGTAAAACTAACTGACAATGGCGGTGGCGTTGAAAATTTTCGATTATTCCACAATGGAAAAAACATTGCAATCAACCGCACAGAACTGAAGTTACCCTCCGGTAAAGATGCATCCACCACGTATAAACAAGTAATTAACCTGGTGGGAGGATCAAATACATTTACGGCCATTGCCGCTAACCGTAGTCGTGTTGATTCTGAACCGGCCACGGCAGAGCTTATTTCCGATATCGTAACACGAAACAGCGTGTGCTACATTCTGGCTGTGGGCATCAATCAATACAAAAATCCACGACTTAACCTGAACTACGCCAAGCCGGATGCACAATCGTTCATTGAGGTTATGGATGAGCGTTCTAAAAATCTGTTCAACCACATTGAACTTCACACCCTATATGATGATGAAGCCTCACGTGCTAACATATTGAAAAGCCTGGAGGATTTGTCGAAAAAAATTCATCCGGAAGATGTTTTCATTTTCTATTACGCGGGTCACGGTAGCATGGTTGAGGATCGGTTCTTTCTTATACCAACTGAAAGTTTACGTTTATACGATTTAGCTGCCTTGCAAAAAGAAGCATTGGAAGCATCTGTGCTTCAGGAAAAATTCAAATCCATTAAGGCATTGAAACAATTGATTGTGATGGACGCATGTCAATCCGGTGGCTCGGTTGAATTGTTGGCTAACCGCGGTGCGGCTGAAGAAAAAGCCATTGCACAACTTTCACGAAGTGCGGGCATCCATGTAATGGCCTCGGCTGGCAGCGAACAATTTGCTACGGAGTTTGCTGAGCTCGGGCACGGATTGTTTACGTATGTATTGATTCAGGCGTTGAGTGGTGAAGCCGATGGTGCTCCTCGCGATGGGAAAGTGACCATTTACGAATTGAAATCGTACATCGATGATCAGGTTCCGGAAATGACTAAAAAATTAAAAGGAAAGCCCCAATACCCCTACACGTTTTCGCGCGGGCAGGACTTTCCAATTATTTTAGAGGAGAAGTAA